The genomic stretch TTGCTCCGATAATACTCGTTACAATATTAAAGATCAGTGCAAAGGGTTCAAAAATACTTGGATGCTTCTTTTTGTCGTTCATAAAAAATCCCCCCATTTAAATTCTCCAAAGTTATCAAATAAAAACTCTCTCTATAAGTTACTAAATGTTATGCCCACCTTTAGATGGTTTTCAGTTTTGGTACTGCTCGAATATCCCCCCATTTATCTCTATTGTCTTTATTGTTTCTATATTAGAAACACTGTTTCTTTTTATAAAACTAATTATATATAATAATCTAAAAATTTTCAATATTAATATTCTTCCAGACTTTGTTAACGTAAAATGAATGCTCGCTATCCAATTTGCTTGCAAATAATTTTTTTGAACAAATAACATGACTTTATTGGTTTAAGGTTCATCACTTAGTCATAAAAAAATGCACCACGAATGTTAGATGTACTAACATTCGTGGTGCATTTCAGCGTTATCTATATAAAAATAACAAATTCTTACTAAATTAACTCTGCCATATTTAGAAAAAAGATCATTCAATAATATAATTCATCTTGATATGTAACTATTTTGAGTTCCCATTTTATATTGAGAGAAGTAGCTTTGGATTTTCTCTGAGGCTTTTTGGAGCTTCGGTAATACTTCAGGAACAATCGATTCAGGCATTCTATATTCTGGTCCCCCTATTGTTAATGAGGCAATAATTTCATTATTACTGTTAAATAATGGGACAGCTAAAGCAAATATAGATTCAGAATATTCGCCGATTGAGTAGCACCATCCTTTTGCTCGAATTACTTCTAAATCAGCCATCAATTTTTCAGGTTCTAGAATTGTCTTACTAGTAAATGCCTGTAACCCTTTATTAATAATCTCTGCTCTTTTTTCTTCTGGGAGATAGGCCATCATAACTTTACTAGACGCCCCTGCGTATAGGACGGTTCGCGTTCCAATCGAAACAGCAAATTTAATTCTTTTTTCAGTTTCAGCAATTTCTACTGTGACACCCTCTGCTCCATCTAGCCACGTTAAAAAAGTAGACTCTTCAGTATCCTCTGAAAGCTCTTTCATAATTGGATAGACGTAATCTGAAAGATTCATTTTTTCTTGAACAATATGACCATATTCCAGAAAACGAATTCCAAGTTCATATTTCTTTGTTTCTGAGTTCTGAGATAAAAAACCATGACTTTCAAACGTCGATAAGATTCTATAAACGACTGAATGGTTCATATTCATTTCCTTAGATAACTCTCGAACACCCCAAGACGGATTTTGCTTTGTAAAACATTTCAATAGCTCTAATGAATTGTCTAACGTCTTTAGCATTTTGCCACACCTCTATGTCTCTCTATAGGAACCGCAGTTTCTTTTTTTAATTATATTATAACTTTTAATTGTGGAAGATTAAAACAAAAAATGAAGAGCCGTCATAAGTTACTGTTTCATTTTCTTTACATATGTCTATCAGAAAGAGATCCAGTATGACAACATACAACTTTTATACTTTGGTAGTCTTATAATATGTCTAAACATTTTAAAGAAATCCAACATCTTATAATGATCTCTGGCTATGGCTTGTTAAGAGGAAAATAACTGAATAAATTTTAACACATTAATTTATGATCATTAGAATTAAAATAATTGAAGTTAAAAATAAAAACACTAGTAATAAAGGATAAACGAACAAATGCACTTTCATATCCTCCAATCGACTATATTTATCAAATGTACTATCTATTATCTAATTATATTTTTGTAAAAATTTTCCTCTTTTTTATTTTATTTTTCTTTGTAACCATATGTAAAAGTAAAAAACTAGTATTATTTATTAAACAAATTTCGAATCTGCTATAGATATAGAAAGACTCCGGTTTACAACCGGAGCCAATAAAACTAAGAAATATTTTTAATTTATTCTTCTTTTATATTAGTTAATCCCAAGATCTGCCTTAATGCTTTCTAAAGTAGCAGATTTGTATTTTTTCTTAGGTGCTGGTGAATTTGCGATTGAAGTATTTTGCATTAAGTAGTTTTTCTCTACAAATGCAAAGTCTTTCGCATCAACTACGCCATCAAAATTAATATCCGCAGCACGTTTATTCGTTCCCCAATAAGTTTGAATATAAATCGCATCCATTACATCGATGACATTATCGCCATTTACATCACCTGCACTGTTTTTGTCAATCTCAACTAACTTTTGTGCACCTGCAAGTTCACCATCGAAGTTTCTTGTTAAATTTGTTGATACTTTACTTGCAAGATGTCCTGGCACCTTCACATAGATATCATAGTCTTTATCTGAAAAAGGCAGGTTATTAAATGTAAAGTAACCACTTTTTGTAAGACTACTTACATCATAAGTTTTACCATTTGCATCCTGTGCATAAACGATTGCTCCAAGCTTAGAGTAGTCCAGAGCAGTATCTATTAGTCCATTTTTCATGAAAGCTTCAGGTGCCATAGTTCCGCTCACCGATGATTGTTTCGGTAATACATAGAATGGTTTGTCTTTATATACTTTAATTAAGTTAGTAGTAGTTGCATCTGCTGTTTTCTTATATTTAAACGATGATACATCAAATCCATATCCTTCTTGTAAATATAGATTATCTTTTGTCAATTTAAGTGTAACATCTAAGAAAGGCAAGTCTTTATCAATTGTTAAACTTCCTTGATCAATAGAAGCACCTACTTTAACAGAACCTGTACTCAAAACTGGTGAATTTAAGTTAACTTTTGCCCCTTTTTCCTCAGCATATTTTTTAAATGCATCATTGATTTTTACGCTTTGGAATGAATAATTGTTACTAGAAAAAGGCAAAGTGAACTCTCCAGAAGCTAGCTGCTTAATATTGTTTAAGTTCAATGTCATTGTAATTTCGTCACCAAGTTTAATCTTGTCTTTGTTATAAGTTGGAACTGCGTATTCTGTTCCTGCTTTAATAAACTGGTAACGCTTAATGCCTTTTGGATAAGATTCTGCTGCTGTTCCGTTATCAAAAGCAAATAAATTCGAATCTACAAAACCTACTCCGTCAACCTCAGTCTTAGTTACTGGGAATCTAAAGTTACCATCCGGATCAATTGAAAGTAGACGATAATTATATACGCTATATTCAAAATTTAATGCACCATTAATCGATTGATCAACATTTAAACCTTTTTGTTTCAGTCGGTCAACACCTGCATCAAATATGTTACCATGAATCCAGATTGCTGGCCCATTATATCCAGCTTCTGTCGTATACATTGAATCGTTCACTTCATAAATACCTGGCTTCATATCTACTTCTAATTTAGGTGGTGTATTGTCAATCGTAAAGTTCGAATCCATGCTGTATGATTTTCCTTGGTCATCATGCGTAACCATTTCAAGGGTATAGTCGCCTTCAGGCAGCCTTACCTTTTGATTTGAAATAGGTCGTTTTTTATCATTTGTAAATGGATAGATTATACCAGTAAATAGACTCTGAGAAAAATAGTCTTTACCTGTCAATAGATTACTTGCAGCAAAAGTACCTACAACTCCAATTGGTTCGCCTGTATTTCCATCTTTCACTAATACATCGATCGCTGTTGCTGGGCTTGACAATCTAAAGTACACATTTTCAAATAATGTCGACATAGGATGTATATTTTCCGGATTATCCGACATCATTGGCCTACTCACGTGCATATAATCAAACCCTTTACCATTTTTTATATTAATTGCAAATGGGATTTGATAGTTTTCTTCTTTATTGTTTGAATTGACGAAATAAATATATCCTTCATATCTTCCTGTTACTGCTTGTTTTGGTACATTAATTGTTGGATTAATTTCGACAGATTTTCCTGCATCGACAGATATAGTACTTGGTACATCTACTGTTATACCATTTTTTTCACCATCTTGAACTTCACCTTTTGCTGGTAATAGCTTAACACTAATATCGAATTTCTTAAGATTTTGCTTATTACGATTTTCAACCACTACTTTTCGACTATCTTGAATTTTCTTATCATCTACTAGATAGTGAGTACCAAAAGCAATTGATCCTGTTTCTTCATCGATATCGACTATATTGCCGTCTACTTCATTTTTCGTTTTGTCCATAACTTTTAATAAAGTATCAGAATGAACTGCCTCATACACATCAATTCTCCCTGCTCCTACTTCATTAACAGAATAATCGCCGTTCATTTTATCAGCTGTATTCATTAATGCCTCTTTTACTTCAAAAGGTGTATAATCAGGGTGCGCTTGCAAGATTAATGCTGCAGATCCAGTAACGTGAGGGGTGGCCATTGACGTTCCTGAAAGACGACCATATGCCATCTCATAATTCGTATCGTCATTTTTGTTATTCATATAGATAGGAAGTGTAGAGAATATTGATACTCCAGGTCCCACGACATCTGGTTTGATATCATCATTCCCTTCAGCAGGTCCTCTTGAACTAAAATCTGCTAGGTGGTCTCCTTCTGTTTTCAGACTTCCTAATGATTGGAACGTAATTTCTTTTTGCCCTTTCAAACGTTCACCGTCAGCTTTAGAGATACGGAACGAAGGGATATAATTTGCTCCTTCGCCAATAAAAGCATCTATATTGCCATCAATATTATTATAAACAATTGCTGCTTTTGCTCCGGCTGCCTTTGCATTTTGGACTTTTTCATCAAAAGTATACGTTCCACGTTGAATCAACGCTACCTTACCAGCTACATCTTTATTCGTATAATCAGCTTTTGTTCCTAAACCTACATCAACTAACTGTAAAGTCGTATTCTGAAGGTCTTCTAATTTATCTGAGTAATTTTGTGCTAAAAGTTGCATATTTGTGAAGTTTTGGTCACCAGCACTTGCATTGTATGTTGGAATCGTTTGAGATACATCACTCGCTCCAACCGTTACTGGAAAGGCAGCTGCACCTGGAGATCCAAGAGTTTTTTCATCTGGCCCCGCGTTACCTGCTGCGACACAAGCAACAGTACCTGATAGCATTGCATTGTTAATCGCAATCGATGTCGCTTCAAGTGGATCATTAGCACTAGATCCTAAAGATAGGTTGATAACATCCATTCCATCTTTTACCGCTTTATCGATACCGGCCAAAACTGCTTCGTTTGATCCGCTACCATATGGCCCTAAAACTCGGTATACATATAAATCAACGTCTGGAGCTACTCCCATAACGGCTGACGGTGAGTTGTTCTTCTTTTGTGCCCCAATCGATCCAGATACATGTGTTCCATGCTCTGTATAATAAGTTGAACCATTTGCGTCCGTTTCTGCCTGTCCAGAAGCTTTCCAATCTTTATACGTTGTCTCCATCGGATCCGAATCATTATCAACAAAATCGTATCCACCTTTATAAATTCCTTTTAAATCAGGATGGTTATAGTCGATACCTGTATCAATAACCCCTACTTTGACGCCTTTACCAGTAATATTTTCAGCATGGAGCTTGTCCGCACCAATTTGAGGGAGGCTATCATCTACTTTTGTTGGAGTGGATGTTTGCATTTCATCAGCTACTTTTGGCTCATCAAGCTTCACTTGACCATCCTTCCAAACTCGTTTGACAACTCCAGTACTTAGCAATTGTTGAACTGTTGTTCCTGGCAAAGTCATTGCTACACCATTGAAAGCATCGTTGTATTCTCTTGTAATTTTAGCATCTTTCATTTTATCAGCTTTTCGTTCATTCTGACTCTTTACTTTATTCCACTCTTGTTTAAATTTAGCATGATCGCTACTTTGTTGTGTTTTTGCAGAAGAAAGAGATAGTCGTTTTCCTTTCACTGCCTGTTTTAAGACCTCTACCTTTGCAGGTGCTTCGTTAAATTCAACAATTACATTGACCAATTCAGAAGTTTTTTGGTTTATATCCGGCGAAATAACGAATCCTGGTGATGCATCAAGTTGTTTCAGTGCCATTCTTTGTTCATCTGTTAGGCTTGCTAACATTTTTTCTACACTTTTCGAATTATTCTGACTTTTCTCTTCAGCATTCGCCTTATAGTGCATACCCGTCGTAAATAACATACTAGTAATGACAGTGCCCGTTAAAACACGTTTAAGATTTCCTTTTTTCATAACTTTCCCCCTGAATATCAAAATTAGTTGAACTTTTAAAAGTTCTTATGTTTTTTCAGAACATTCTGAACCTCAAAACCAATGATATAGTTATCATTTTAAAAAATAAATTAAATAATAATGAACCAAGATTAAGTGAAAATTATAGAGTTTACTATGAGTACTACTTTGATCAGAATGGGTACTTTAACTTTTATATGTTTTAGATGAAATTTAACTACTACTTACTTCATTTGTAGAAGATTATTTAGTGCCTCTTATGCGTTCAGGTGATTATATACTAAGTACAGCTTGATCCCGTACTTGTTTAAGAACCAAGGAACAGAACTATATATGTACTGTAAAACTCAATCCTATTTACACATTTTTTAAAACGGGCTTCACTATTTTTTCATCTCTCTAAAGTTAAAGAAATCATAATAAATTTCTCCCCCCCGTTATCGACTTCCCATCCTAAATTGATTA from Arthrobacter citreus encodes the following:
- a CDS encoding IclR family transcriptional regulator is translated as MLKTLDNSLELLKCFTKQNPSWGVRELSKEMNMNHSVVYRILSTFESHGFLSQNSETKKYELGIRFLEYGHIVQEKMNLSDYVYPIMKELSEDTEESTFLTWLDGAEGVTVEIAETEKRIKFAVSIGTRTVLYAGASSKVMMAYLPEEKRAEIINKGLQAFTSKTILEPEKLMADLEVIRAKGWCYSIGEYSESIFALAVPLFNSNNEIIASLTIGGPEYRMPESIVPEVLPKLQKASEKIQSYFSQYKMGTQNSYISR
- a CDS encoding S8 family serine peptidase, which codes for MKKGNLKRVLTGTVITSMLFTTGMHYKANAEEKSQNNSKSVEKMLASLTDEQRMALKQLDASPGFVISPDINQKTSELVNVIVEFNEAPAKVEVLKQAVKGKRLSLSSAKTQQSSDHAKFKQEWNKVKSQNERKADKMKDAKITREYNDAFNGVAMTLPGTTVQQLLSTGVVKRVWKDGQVKLDEPKVADEMQTSTPTKVDDSLPQIGADKLHAENITGKGVKVGVIDTGIDYNHPDLKGIYKGGYDFVDNDSDPMETTYKDWKASGQAETDANGSTYYTEHGTHVSGSIGAQKKNNSPSAVMGVAPDVDLYVYRVLGPYGSGSNEAVLAGIDKAVKDGMDVINLSLGSSANDPLEATSIAINNAMLSGTVACVAAGNAGPDEKTLGSPGAAAFPVTVGASDVSQTIPTYNASAGDQNFTNMQLLAQNYSDKLEDLQNTTLQLVDVGLGTKADYTNKDVAGKVALIQRGTYTFDEKVQNAKAAGAKAAIVYNNIDGNIDAFIGEGANYIPSFRISKADGERLKGQKEITFQSLGSLKTEGDHLADFSSRGPAEGNDDIKPDVVGPGVSIFSTLPIYMNNKNDDTNYEMAYGRLSGTSMATPHVTGSAALILQAHPDYTPFEVKEALMNTADKMNGDYSVNEVGAGRIDVYEAVHSDTLLKVMDKTKNEVDGNIVDIDEETGSIAFGTHYLVDDKKIQDSRKVVVENRNKQNLKKFDISVKLLPAKGEVQDGEKNGITVDVPSTISVDAGKSVEINPTINVPKQAVTGRYEGYIYFVNSNNKEENYQIPFAINIKNGKGFDYMHVSRPMMSDNPENIHPMSTLFENVYFRLSSPATAIDVLVKDGNTGEPIGVVGTFAASNLLTGKDYFSQSLFTGIIYPFTNDKKRPISNQKVRLPEGDYTLEMVTHDDQGKSYSMDSNFTIDNTPPKLEVDMKPGIYEVNDSMYTTEAGYNGPAIWIHGNIFDAGVDRLKQKGLNVDQSINGALNFEYSVYNYRLLSIDPDGNFRFPVTKTEVDGVGFVDSNLFAFDNGTAAESYPKGIKRYQFIKAGTEYAVPTYNKDKIKLGDEITMTLNLNNIKQLASGEFTLPFSSNNYSFQSVKINDAFKKYAEEKGAKVNLNSPVLSTGSVKVGASIDQGSLTIDKDLPFLDVTLKLTKDNLYLQEGYGFDVSSFKYKKTADATTTNLIKVYKDKPFYVLPKQSSVSGTMAPEAFMKNGLIDTALDYSKLGAIVYAQDANGKTYDVSSLTKSGYFTFNNLPFSDKDYDIYVKVPGHLASKVSTNLTRNFDGELAGAQKLVEIDKNSAGDVNGDNVIDVMDAIYIQTYWGTNKRAADINFDGVVDAKDFAFVEKNYLMQNTSIANSPAPKKKYKSATLESIKADLGIN